A window from Citrus sinensis cultivar Valencia sweet orange chromosome 3, DVS_A1.0, whole genome shotgun sequence encodes these proteins:
- the LOC102609012 gene encoding poly [ADP-ribose] polymerase 2-like isoform X6, whose protein sequence is MASNLKVDQLRAKLAQRGLSTAGTKAILVQRLEEAVEEENKKSVGSKKRGRECDETDSNGSQKVKSIESFGQMGVKQLREQADLRGLSKAGTKKELLERLCNHAEQSDSKDTLLQEVNECKDEKIVKATKKGAAVLDPWLPEHIKISYHVFQKDNDIYDAMLNQTNVGDNNNKFYVIQLLESDGGGEYMVYNRWGRVGMKGQDKIFGPYNLQDTAINEFEQKFFAKTKNHWSNRRQFTSYPKCYTWLEMDYSANQKEESVVHEKPNSTINIQPRNTKLEPCVAKFISLICNISMMKQLMMEIGYNANKLPLGKLSKSTILKGYDVLKRIADVIHPPDRRKLEELSGEFYTVIPHDFGFKKMRDFVIDTPQKLKLKLEMVEALGEIEVATKLLEDDTEIQADPLYSHYQRLHCQLTPLEVDSLEFSLIANYLLNTHAKTHSAYSVDIVQIFRVEREGETERFRKFSNSKNRMLLWHGSRLTNWTGILSQGLRIAPPEAPATGYMFGKGVYFADMFSKSANYCYASPSATAGVLLLCEVALGDMSELLYANYDADKLPDGKLSTKGVGQTAPDPLEAETLEDGVIVPLGKPKEQLNSKGHLLYNEYIVYNVDQIRMRYVVQVNFKYK, encoded by the exons ATGGCAAGTAACCTCAAAGTAGACCAATTGCGAGCCAAGCTTGCCCAACGTGGGCTCAGCACCGCCGGAACCAAGGCCATATTG GTACAAAGACTAGAAGAGGCTGtggaagaagaaaacaagaagTCAGTGGGTAGCAAGAAGAGAGGAAGGGAGTGTGATGAGACTGATTCAAATGGTTCGCAGAAGGTGAAATCCATTGAGAGTTTTGGTCAAATGGGTGTTAAGCAATTGCGTGAACAAGCCGATCTTCGGGGATTATCCAAAGCTGGAACCAAGAAAGAACTTCTTGAGAGACTTTGTAACCACGCGGAGCAGAGTGACTCTAAGGATACTCTTCTTcaag AGGTGAATGAATGCAAGGACGAGAAAATTGTTAAGGCAACAAAGAAGGGTGCTGCTGTATTGGATCCATGGCTTCCAGAACATATAAAGATTAGTTATCATGTCTTTCAGAAG GATAATGATATCTATGATGCCATGTTGAATCAGACTAATGTTGGGGACAACAATAATAAGTTCTACGTGATCCAACTCCTAG AATCTGATGGTGGTGGAGAGTACATGGTCTACAATAGATGGGGTAGAGTTGGCATGAAGGGTCAAGATAAGATATTTGGCCCCTATAATTTGCAGGATACTGCAATTAATGAGTTTGAGCAGAAGTTCTTTGCCAAGACCAAGAACCACTGGTCCAACAGGCGGCAGTTCACTTCTTACCCAAAGTGTTACACCTGGTTGGAAATGGACTATAGTGCAAATCAAAAAGAGGAATCAGTT GTCCACGAGAAGCCTAACTCCACTATAAATATTCAACCTCGGAATACAAAACTTGAGCCATGTGTTGCAAAATTTATCTCTCTTATATGCAATATCAGCATGATGAAGCAGCTAATGATGGAGATAG GATACAATGCTAATAAGTTGCCGCTCGGTAAGCTTAGCAAATCCACAATTTTGAAG GGTTATGATGTGTTGAAGAGGATAGCTGATGTTATTCACCCGCCAGATAGAAGGAAACTGGAGGAATTAAGTGG AGAATTCTACACTGTTATACCTCATGACtttggatttaaaaaaatgc GTGACTTCGTCATTGACACCCCTCAAaagttgaaattgaaattggaaatg GTCGAAGCACTGGGTGAAATTGAAGTTGCAACAAAGTTGTTGGAGGATGATACAGAGATACAG GCAGATCCATTGTATTCTCATTACCAGCGTCTTCATTGTCAACTGACTCCGCTTGAAGTTGATTCGTTGGAATTCTCTTTG ATTGCCAATTATCTGCTGAACACTCATGCGAAAACACATTCCGCTTACAGTGTTGATATTGTTCAAATATTTAGGGTAGAAAGAGAAGGTGAAACTGAGCGCTTCAGAAAG TTCTCCAATTCAAAAAATAGAATGCTTTTATGGCATGGTTCTCGGCTTACAAACTGGACTGGCATTTTATCTCAAg GTCTACGAATTGCTCCACCTGAAGCGCCTGCAACTGGTTACATGTTTGGAAAGGGGGTTTATTTTGCTGATATGTTCTCCAAAAGTGCAAATTACTGTTATGCTTCTCCTTCTGCTACAGCTGGTGTGCTGCTTTTGTGTGag GTTGCACTTGGTGACATGTCTGAGCTCCTGTATGCAAATTATGATGCTGATAAGTTGCCAGATGGGAAGCTAAG CACAAAAGGAGTTGGTCAAACTGCCCCAGATCCATTGGAAGCGGAGACACTTGAAGATGGGGTCATTGTTCCTCTTGGAAAGCCAAAAGAGCAACTGAACTCCAAG GGTCATTTGTTGTACAATGAGTACATAGTCTACAATGTGGATCAGATTAGGATGCGCTATGTGGTTCAAgtgaatttcaaatataaatag
- the LOC102609012 gene encoding poly [ADP-ribose] polymerase 2-like isoform X3 has protein sequence MASNLKVDQLRAKLAQRGLSTAGTKAILVQRLEEAVEEENKKSVGSKKRGRECDETDSNGSQKVKSIESFGQMGVKQLREQADLRGLSKAGTKKELLERLCNHAEQSDSKDTLLQEVNECKDEKIVKATKKGAAVLDPWLPEHIKISYHVFQKDNDIYDAMLNQTNVGDNNNKFYVIQLLESDGGGEYMVYNRWGRVGMKGQDKIFGPYNLQDTAINEFEQKFFAKTKNHWSNRRQFTSYPKCYTWLEMDYSANQKEESVVHEKPNSTINIQPRNTKLEPCVAKFISLICNISMMKQLMMEIGYNANKLPLGKLSKSTILKGYDVLKRIADVIHPPDRRKLEELSGEFYTVIPHDFGFKKMRDFVIDTPQKLKLKLEMVEALGEIEVATKLLEDDTEIQADPLYSHYQRLHCQLTPLEVDSLEFSLIANYLLNTHAKTHSAYSVDIVQIFRVEREGETERFRKQFSNSKNRMLLWHGSRLTNWTGILSQGLRIAPPEAPATGYMFGKGVYFADMFSKSANYCYASPSATAGVLLLCEVALGDMSELLYANYDADKLPDGKLSTKGVGQTAPDPLEAETLEDGVIVPLGKPKEQLNSKGHLLYNEYIVYNVDQIRMRYVVQVNFKYK, from the exons ATGGCAAGTAACCTCAAAGTAGACCAATTGCGAGCCAAGCTTGCCCAACGTGGGCTCAGCACCGCCGGAACCAAGGCCATATTG GTACAAAGACTAGAAGAGGCTGtggaagaagaaaacaagaagTCAGTGGGTAGCAAGAAGAGAGGAAGGGAGTGTGATGAGACTGATTCAAATGGTTCGCAGAAGGTGAAATCCATTGAGAGTTTTGGTCAAATGGGTGTTAAGCAATTGCGTGAACAAGCCGATCTTCGGGGATTATCCAAAGCTGGAACCAAGAAAGAACTTCTTGAGAGACTTTGTAACCACGCGGAGCAGAGTGACTCTAAGGATACTCTTCTTcaag AGGTGAATGAATGCAAGGACGAGAAAATTGTTAAGGCAACAAAGAAGGGTGCTGCTGTATTGGATCCATGGCTTCCAGAACATATAAAGATTAGTTATCATGTCTTTCAGAAG GATAATGATATCTATGATGCCATGTTGAATCAGACTAATGTTGGGGACAACAATAATAAGTTCTACGTGATCCAACTCCTAG AATCTGATGGTGGTGGAGAGTACATGGTCTACAATAGATGGGGTAGAGTTGGCATGAAGGGTCAAGATAAGATATTTGGCCCCTATAATTTGCAGGATACTGCAATTAATGAGTTTGAGCAGAAGTTCTTTGCCAAGACCAAGAACCACTGGTCCAACAGGCGGCAGTTCACTTCTTACCCAAAGTGTTACACCTGGTTGGAAATGGACTATAGTGCAAATCAAAAAGAGGAATCAGTT GTCCACGAGAAGCCTAACTCCACTATAAATATTCAACCTCGGAATACAAAACTTGAGCCATGTGTTGCAAAATTTATCTCTCTTATATGCAATATCAGCATGATGAAGCAGCTAATGATGGAGATAG GATACAATGCTAATAAGTTGCCGCTCGGTAAGCTTAGCAAATCCACAATTTTGAAG GGTTATGATGTGTTGAAGAGGATAGCTGATGTTATTCACCCGCCAGATAGAAGGAAACTGGAGGAATTAAGTGG AGAATTCTACACTGTTATACCTCATGACtttggatttaaaaaaatgc GTGACTTCGTCATTGACACCCCTCAAaagttgaaattgaaattggaaatg GTCGAAGCACTGGGTGAAATTGAAGTTGCAACAAAGTTGTTGGAGGATGATACAGAGATACAG GCAGATCCATTGTATTCTCATTACCAGCGTCTTCATTGTCAACTGACTCCGCTTGAAGTTGATTCGTTGGAATTCTCTTTG ATTGCCAATTATCTGCTGAACACTCATGCGAAAACACATTCCGCTTACAGTGTTGATATTGTTCAAATATTTAGGGTAGAAAGAGAAGGTGAAACTGAGCGCTTCAGAAAG CAGTTCTCCAATTCAAAAAATAGAATGCTTTTATGGCATGGTTCTCGGCTTACAAACTGGACTGGCATTTTATCTCAAg GTCTACGAATTGCTCCACCTGAAGCGCCTGCAACTGGTTACATGTTTGGAAAGGGGGTTTATTTTGCTGATATGTTCTCCAAAAGTGCAAATTACTGTTATGCTTCTCCTTCTGCTACAGCTGGTGTGCTGCTTTTGTGTGag GTTGCACTTGGTGACATGTCTGAGCTCCTGTATGCAAATTATGATGCTGATAAGTTGCCAGATGGGAAGCTAAG CACAAAAGGAGTTGGTCAAACTGCCCCAGATCCATTGGAAGCGGAGACACTTGAAGATGGGGTCATTGTTCCTCTTGGAAAGCCAAAAGAGCAACTGAACTCCAAG GGTCATTTGTTGTACAATGAGTACATAGTCTACAATGTGGATCAGATTAGGATGCGCTATGTGGTTCAAgtgaatttcaaatataaatag
- the LOC102609012 gene encoding poly [ADP-ribose] polymerase 2-like isoform X2: MASNLKVDQLRAKLAQRGLSTAGTKAILVQRLEEAVEEENKKSVGSKKRGRECDETDSNGSQKVKSIESFGQMGVKQLREQADLRGLSKAGTKKELLERLCNHAEQSDSKDTLLQEEVNECKDEKIVKATKKGAAVLDPWLPEHIKISYHVFQKDNDIYDAMLNQTNVGDNNNKFYVIQLLESDGGGEYMVYNRWGRVGMKGQDKIFGPYNLQDTAINEFEQKFFAKTKNHWSNRRQFTSYPKCYTWLEMDYSANQKEESVVHEKPNSTINIQPRNTKLEPCVAKFISLICNISMMKQLMMEIGYNANKLPLGKLSKSTILKGYDVLKRIADVIHPPDRRKLEELSGEFYTVIPHDFGFKKMRDFVIDTPQKLKLKLEMVEALGEIEVATKLLEDDTEIQADPLYSHYQRLHCQLTPLEVDSLEFSLIANYLLNTHAKTHSAYSVDIVQIFRVEREGETERFRKFSNSKNRMLLWHGSRLTNWTGILSQGLRIAPPEAPATGYMFGKGVYFADMFSKSANYCYASPSATAGVLLLCEVALGDMSELLYANYDADKLPDGKLSTKGVGQTAPDPLEAETLEDGVIVPLGKPKEQLNSKGHLLYNEYIVYNVDQIRMRYVVQVNFKYK; encoded by the exons ATGGCAAGTAACCTCAAAGTAGACCAATTGCGAGCCAAGCTTGCCCAACGTGGGCTCAGCACCGCCGGAACCAAGGCCATATTG GTACAAAGACTAGAAGAGGCTGtggaagaagaaaacaagaagTCAGTGGGTAGCAAGAAGAGAGGAAGGGAGTGTGATGAGACTGATTCAAATGGTTCGCAGAAGGTGAAATCCATTGAGAGTTTTGGTCAAATGGGTGTTAAGCAATTGCGTGAACAAGCCGATCTTCGGGGATTATCCAAAGCTGGAACCAAGAAAGAACTTCTTGAGAGACTTTGTAACCACGCGGAGCAGAGTGACTCTAAGGATACTCTTCTTcaag AAGAGGTGAATGAATGCAAGGACGAGAAAATTGTTAAGGCAACAAAGAAGGGTGCTGCTGTATTGGATCCATGGCTTCCAGAACATATAAAGATTAGTTATCATGTCTTTCAGAAG GATAATGATATCTATGATGCCATGTTGAATCAGACTAATGTTGGGGACAACAATAATAAGTTCTACGTGATCCAACTCCTAG AATCTGATGGTGGTGGAGAGTACATGGTCTACAATAGATGGGGTAGAGTTGGCATGAAGGGTCAAGATAAGATATTTGGCCCCTATAATTTGCAGGATACTGCAATTAATGAGTTTGAGCAGAAGTTCTTTGCCAAGACCAAGAACCACTGGTCCAACAGGCGGCAGTTCACTTCTTACCCAAAGTGTTACACCTGGTTGGAAATGGACTATAGTGCAAATCAAAAAGAGGAATCAGTT GTCCACGAGAAGCCTAACTCCACTATAAATATTCAACCTCGGAATACAAAACTTGAGCCATGTGTTGCAAAATTTATCTCTCTTATATGCAATATCAGCATGATGAAGCAGCTAATGATGGAGATAG GATACAATGCTAATAAGTTGCCGCTCGGTAAGCTTAGCAAATCCACAATTTTGAAG GGTTATGATGTGTTGAAGAGGATAGCTGATGTTATTCACCCGCCAGATAGAAGGAAACTGGAGGAATTAAGTGG AGAATTCTACACTGTTATACCTCATGACtttggatttaaaaaaatgc GTGACTTCGTCATTGACACCCCTCAAaagttgaaattgaaattggaaatg GTCGAAGCACTGGGTGAAATTGAAGTTGCAACAAAGTTGTTGGAGGATGATACAGAGATACAG GCAGATCCATTGTATTCTCATTACCAGCGTCTTCATTGTCAACTGACTCCGCTTGAAGTTGATTCGTTGGAATTCTCTTTG ATTGCCAATTATCTGCTGAACACTCATGCGAAAACACATTCCGCTTACAGTGTTGATATTGTTCAAATATTTAGGGTAGAAAGAGAAGGTGAAACTGAGCGCTTCAGAAAG TTCTCCAATTCAAAAAATAGAATGCTTTTATGGCATGGTTCTCGGCTTACAAACTGGACTGGCATTTTATCTCAAg GTCTACGAATTGCTCCACCTGAAGCGCCTGCAACTGGTTACATGTTTGGAAAGGGGGTTTATTTTGCTGATATGTTCTCCAAAAGTGCAAATTACTGTTATGCTTCTCCTTCTGCTACAGCTGGTGTGCTGCTTTTGTGTGag GTTGCACTTGGTGACATGTCTGAGCTCCTGTATGCAAATTATGATGCTGATAAGTTGCCAGATGGGAAGCTAAG CACAAAAGGAGTTGGTCAAACTGCCCCAGATCCATTGGAAGCGGAGACACTTGAAGATGGGGTCATTGTTCCTCTTGGAAAGCCAAAAGAGCAACTGAACTCCAAG GGTCATTTGTTGTACAATGAGTACATAGTCTACAATGTGGATCAGATTAGGATGCGCTATGTGGTTCAAgtgaatttcaaatataaatag
- the LOC102609012 gene encoding poly [ADP-ribose] polymerase 2-like isoform X1, producing the protein MASNLKVDQLRAKLAQRGLSTAGTKAILVQRLEEAVEEENKKSVGSKKRGRECDETDSNGSQKVKSIESFGQMGVKQLREQADLRGLSKAGTKKELLERLCNHAEQSDSKDTLLQEEVNECKDEKIVKATKKGAAVLDPWLPEHIKISYHVFQKDNDIYDAMLNQTNVGDNNNKFYVIQLLESDGGGEYMVYNRWGRVGMKGQDKIFGPYNLQDTAINEFEQKFFAKTKNHWSNRRQFTSYPKCYTWLEMDYSANQKEESVVHEKPNSTINIQPRNTKLEPCVAKFISLICNISMMKQLMMEIGYNANKLPLGKLSKSTILKGYDVLKRIADVIHPPDRRKLEELSGEFYTVIPHDFGFKKMRDFVIDTPQKLKLKLEMVEALGEIEVATKLLEDDTEIQADPLYSHYQRLHCQLTPLEVDSLEFSLIANYLLNTHAKTHSAYSVDIVQIFRVEREGETERFRKQFSNSKNRMLLWHGSRLTNWTGILSQGLRIAPPEAPATGYMFGKGVYFADMFSKSANYCYASPSATAGVLLLCEVALGDMSELLYANYDADKLPDGKLSTKGVGQTAPDPLEAETLEDGVIVPLGKPKEQLNSKGHLLYNEYIVYNVDQIRMRYVVQVNFKYK; encoded by the exons ATGGCAAGTAACCTCAAAGTAGACCAATTGCGAGCCAAGCTTGCCCAACGTGGGCTCAGCACCGCCGGAACCAAGGCCATATTG GTACAAAGACTAGAAGAGGCTGtggaagaagaaaacaagaagTCAGTGGGTAGCAAGAAGAGAGGAAGGGAGTGTGATGAGACTGATTCAAATGGTTCGCAGAAGGTGAAATCCATTGAGAGTTTTGGTCAAATGGGTGTTAAGCAATTGCGTGAACAAGCCGATCTTCGGGGATTATCCAAAGCTGGAACCAAGAAAGAACTTCTTGAGAGACTTTGTAACCACGCGGAGCAGAGTGACTCTAAGGATACTCTTCTTcaag AAGAGGTGAATGAATGCAAGGACGAGAAAATTGTTAAGGCAACAAAGAAGGGTGCTGCTGTATTGGATCCATGGCTTCCAGAACATATAAAGATTAGTTATCATGTCTTTCAGAAG GATAATGATATCTATGATGCCATGTTGAATCAGACTAATGTTGGGGACAACAATAATAAGTTCTACGTGATCCAACTCCTAG AATCTGATGGTGGTGGAGAGTACATGGTCTACAATAGATGGGGTAGAGTTGGCATGAAGGGTCAAGATAAGATATTTGGCCCCTATAATTTGCAGGATACTGCAATTAATGAGTTTGAGCAGAAGTTCTTTGCCAAGACCAAGAACCACTGGTCCAACAGGCGGCAGTTCACTTCTTACCCAAAGTGTTACACCTGGTTGGAAATGGACTATAGTGCAAATCAAAAAGAGGAATCAGTT GTCCACGAGAAGCCTAACTCCACTATAAATATTCAACCTCGGAATACAAAACTTGAGCCATGTGTTGCAAAATTTATCTCTCTTATATGCAATATCAGCATGATGAAGCAGCTAATGATGGAGATAG GATACAATGCTAATAAGTTGCCGCTCGGTAAGCTTAGCAAATCCACAATTTTGAAG GGTTATGATGTGTTGAAGAGGATAGCTGATGTTATTCACCCGCCAGATAGAAGGAAACTGGAGGAATTAAGTGG AGAATTCTACACTGTTATACCTCATGACtttggatttaaaaaaatgc GTGACTTCGTCATTGACACCCCTCAAaagttgaaattgaaattggaaatg GTCGAAGCACTGGGTGAAATTGAAGTTGCAACAAAGTTGTTGGAGGATGATACAGAGATACAG GCAGATCCATTGTATTCTCATTACCAGCGTCTTCATTGTCAACTGACTCCGCTTGAAGTTGATTCGTTGGAATTCTCTTTG ATTGCCAATTATCTGCTGAACACTCATGCGAAAACACATTCCGCTTACAGTGTTGATATTGTTCAAATATTTAGGGTAGAAAGAGAAGGTGAAACTGAGCGCTTCAGAAAG CAGTTCTCCAATTCAAAAAATAGAATGCTTTTATGGCATGGTTCTCGGCTTACAAACTGGACTGGCATTTTATCTCAAg GTCTACGAATTGCTCCACCTGAAGCGCCTGCAACTGGTTACATGTTTGGAAAGGGGGTTTATTTTGCTGATATGTTCTCCAAAAGTGCAAATTACTGTTATGCTTCTCCTTCTGCTACAGCTGGTGTGCTGCTTTTGTGTGag GTTGCACTTGGTGACATGTCTGAGCTCCTGTATGCAAATTATGATGCTGATAAGTTGCCAGATGGGAAGCTAAG CACAAAAGGAGTTGGTCAAACTGCCCCAGATCCATTGGAAGCGGAGACACTTGAAGATGGGGTCATTGTTCCTCTTGGAAAGCCAAAAGAGCAACTGAACTCCAAG GGTCATTTGTTGTACAATGAGTACATAGTCTACAATGTGGATCAGATTAGGATGCGCTATGTGGTTCAAgtgaatttcaaatataaatag
- the LOC102609012 gene encoding poly [ADP-ribose] polymerase 2-like isoform X5, with protein sequence MASNLKVDQLRAKLAQRGLSTAGTKAILVQRLEEAVEEENKKSVGSKKRGRECDETDSNGSQKVKSIESFGQMGVKQLREQADLRGLSKAGTKKELLERLCNHAEQSDSKDTLLQEEVNECKDEKIVKATKKGAAVLDPWLPEHIKISYHVFQKDNDIYDAMLNQTNVGDNNNKFYVIQLLESDGGGEYMVYNRWGRVGMKGQDKIFGPYNLQDTAINEFEQKFFAKTKNHWSNRRQFTSYPKCYTWLEMDYSANQKEESVVHEKPNSTINIQPRNTKLEPCVAKFISLICNISMMKQLMMEIGYNANKLPLGKLSKSTILKGYDVLKRIADVIHPPDRRKLEELSGEFYTVIPHDFGFKKMRDFVIDTPQKLKLKLEMVEALGEIEVATKLLEDDTEIQIANYLLNTHAKTHSAYSVDIVQIFRVEREGETERFRKFSNSKNRMLLWHGSRLTNWTGILSQGLRIAPPEAPATGYMFGKGVYFADMFSKSANYCYASPSATAGVLLLCEVALGDMSELLYANYDADKLPDGKLSTKGVGQTAPDPLEAETLEDGVIVPLGKPKEQLNSKGHLLYNEYIVYNVDQIRMRYVVQVNFKYK encoded by the exons ATGGCAAGTAACCTCAAAGTAGACCAATTGCGAGCCAAGCTTGCCCAACGTGGGCTCAGCACCGCCGGAACCAAGGCCATATTG GTACAAAGACTAGAAGAGGCTGtggaagaagaaaacaagaagTCAGTGGGTAGCAAGAAGAGAGGAAGGGAGTGTGATGAGACTGATTCAAATGGTTCGCAGAAGGTGAAATCCATTGAGAGTTTTGGTCAAATGGGTGTTAAGCAATTGCGTGAACAAGCCGATCTTCGGGGATTATCCAAAGCTGGAACCAAGAAAGAACTTCTTGAGAGACTTTGTAACCACGCGGAGCAGAGTGACTCTAAGGATACTCTTCTTcaag AAGAGGTGAATGAATGCAAGGACGAGAAAATTGTTAAGGCAACAAAGAAGGGTGCTGCTGTATTGGATCCATGGCTTCCAGAACATATAAAGATTAGTTATCATGTCTTTCAGAAG GATAATGATATCTATGATGCCATGTTGAATCAGACTAATGTTGGGGACAACAATAATAAGTTCTACGTGATCCAACTCCTAG AATCTGATGGTGGTGGAGAGTACATGGTCTACAATAGATGGGGTAGAGTTGGCATGAAGGGTCAAGATAAGATATTTGGCCCCTATAATTTGCAGGATACTGCAATTAATGAGTTTGAGCAGAAGTTCTTTGCCAAGACCAAGAACCACTGGTCCAACAGGCGGCAGTTCACTTCTTACCCAAAGTGTTACACCTGGTTGGAAATGGACTATAGTGCAAATCAAAAAGAGGAATCAGTT GTCCACGAGAAGCCTAACTCCACTATAAATATTCAACCTCGGAATACAAAACTTGAGCCATGTGTTGCAAAATTTATCTCTCTTATATGCAATATCAGCATGATGAAGCAGCTAATGATGGAGATAG GATACAATGCTAATAAGTTGCCGCTCGGTAAGCTTAGCAAATCCACAATTTTGAAG GGTTATGATGTGTTGAAGAGGATAGCTGATGTTATTCACCCGCCAGATAGAAGGAAACTGGAGGAATTAAGTGG AGAATTCTACACTGTTATACCTCATGACtttggatttaaaaaaatgc GTGACTTCGTCATTGACACCCCTCAAaagttgaaattgaaattggaaatg GTCGAAGCACTGGGTGAAATTGAAGTTGCAACAAAGTTGTTGGAGGATGATACAGAGATACAG ATTGCCAATTATCTGCTGAACACTCATGCGAAAACACATTCCGCTTACAGTGTTGATATTGTTCAAATATTTAGGGTAGAAAGAGAAGGTGAAACTGAGCGCTTCAGAAAG TTCTCCAATTCAAAAAATAGAATGCTTTTATGGCATGGTTCTCGGCTTACAAACTGGACTGGCATTTTATCTCAAg GTCTACGAATTGCTCCACCTGAAGCGCCTGCAACTGGTTACATGTTTGGAAAGGGGGTTTATTTTGCTGATATGTTCTCCAAAAGTGCAAATTACTGTTATGCTTCTCCTTCTGCTACAGCTGGTGTGCTGCTTTTGTGTGag GTTGCACTTGGTGACATGTCTGAGCTCCTGTATGCAAATTATGATGCTGATAAGTTGCCAGATGGGAAGCTAAG CACAAAAGGAGTTGGTCAAACTGCCCCAGATCCATTGGAAGCGGAGACACTTGAAGATGGGGTCATTGTTCCTCTTGGAAAGCCAAAAGAGCAACTGAACTCCAAG GGTCATTTGTTGTACAATGAGTACATAGTCTACAATGTGGATCAGATTAGGATGCGCTATGTGGTTCAAgtgaatttcaaatataaatag